From Salvia splendens isolate huo1 chromosome 3, SspV2, whole genome shotgun sequence, a single genomic window includes:
- the LOC121794446 gene encoding histidine-containing phosphotransfer protein 1-like, which yields MEIVGQLQKQFVDFSTSLYGEGFLDEQYLQLQKLQDESNPDFVCEVVSLFFDDSEKLLNNLATALQQQVVDFKQVDAHVHQFKGSSSSIGAQRVKNMCVAFRNFCEEKNLDGCLRCLQQLNHEYFLVKNKLETLFRLERQIVEAGGTVPVIVA from the exons ATGGAGATTGTGGGGCAGCTGCAGAAACAGTTTGTTGACTTCTCTACTTCTCTTTACGGCGAG GGTTTCTTGGATGAACAGTATCTCCAGCTGCAGAAATTGCAAGATGAGAGCAACCCTGATTTCGTGTGTGAAGTTGTCTCACTCTTCTTTGATGATTCTGAGAAGCTTCTGAATAATTTGGCAACTGCTCT TCAACAGCAGGTTGTAGATTTCAAGCAGGTTGATGCTCATGTTCATCAGTTCAAAGGCAGCAGTTCAAG CATAGGTGCACAAAGAGTGAAGAACATGTGTGTTGCATTCAGAAACTTCTGTGAAGAGAAGAACCTTGATGG GTGTTTGAGGTGCTTGCAGCAATTAAATCACGAGTATTTTCTTGTAAAGAATAAGCTCGAAACATTGTTTAGG TTGGAGCGACAAATCGTGGAAGCCGGTGGGACAGTTCCCGTCATAGTCGCATGA
- the LOC121793761 gene encoding LRR receptor-like serine/threonine-protein kinase ERL1, with product MHTAYLSTISACLILLLQCGLLANALLDPNDFLALQSVRKSLNDLPGSNYFSSWDFTAEPCSFSGVFCDADRVIALNLGDPRAGSPGLSGRIDPAIGKLSALAELTIVPGRVVGPLPRTLFQLKSLRFLAISRNFISGDIPAGLGQLRQLQTLDLSFNQLTGSIPRPVGALPALANVVLSNNHLTGPIPPFVSHQLARLDLKHNNLSGSISSLRFPSSLQYISLASNRLSGSLDRAFSGLNQLNYLDLSMNQMTGSIPAELFSFPISNLQLQRNQFSGPIEPVDQVTIATVDLSFNRLSGEVSPMLSTVGNLYMNNNRFTGRVPSSMVDRLLEGSIQVLYLQHNFLSGIEIKPTVAIPLSSSICLQYNCMVLPVDTPCPLKAGPDKSRPTSQCIEWKG from the coding sequence ATGCACACTGCTTATCTCTCTACAATTTCGGCATGCCTGATTCTGCTACTGCAATGCGGGCTTCTAGCAAATGCGTTGCTAGACCCGAATGATTTCCTGGCACTACAATCGGTCAGAAAGAGCTTGAACGATTTGCCGGGCTCCAACTATTTCTCTTCCTGGGATTTCACGGCGGAACCCTGCAGTTTCTCCGGCGTCTTCTGCGACGCCGACCGCGTGATCGCCCTCAACCTCGGCGACCCACGGGCCGGGTCACCCGGGCTGTCGGGCCGGATCGACCCGGCTATCGGCAAGCTCTCGGCATTAGCAGAGCTCACCATCGTCCCGGGTCGGGTCGTCGGCCCGCTCCCCCGCACTCTCTTCCAGCTCAAGTCCCTCAGATTCCTCGCCATCAGCCGCAATTTCATCTCCGGCGATATTCCGGCGGGACTCGGCCAGCTCCGGCAGCTACAGACCCTCGACCTCAGCTTCAACCAGCTCACCGGATCCATACCCCGCCCCGTCGGCGCGTTGCCGGCGCTGGCCAATGTGGTTCTCAGCAACAATCACCTCACCGGCCCGATTCCTCCTTTTGTCTCTCACCAGCTAGCCCGCCTCGACTTAAAGCACAACAACCTATCCGGTTCAATCTCCTCGCTCCGGTTCCCCTCATCGCTCCAATACATATCACTCGCATCGAACCGCCTTTCCGGTTCGTTAGACCGGGCTTTTTCCGGTTTGAACCAATTAAACTACCTCGATCTAAGCATGAACCAGATGACCGGTTCAATCCCGGCCGAGCTTTTCAGTTTCCCGATCAGCAACCTTCAGCTGCAGAGAAACCAGTTCTCTGGCCCGATCGAACCGGTTGATCAAGTTACGATCGCAACGGTGGATCTGAGCTTTAACCGGCTGTCGGGGGAAGTATCGCCGATGCTGTCGACCGTTGGGAATTTGTACATGAACAATAACCGGTTCACGGGGCGGGTGCCGAGTAGCATGGTGGACCGGTTATTGGAGGGCAGCATTCAAGTGTTGTATTTACAGCATAATTTTTTGAGCGGGATCGAGATTAAACCGACGGTGGCGATTCCTCTGAGCTCGTCGATTTGTCTACAGTATAACTGTATGGTGCTGCCCGTAGACACGCCCTGCCCACTCAAAGCTGGTCCGGACAAATCAAGGCCTACTTCGCAGTGCATCGAATGGAAAGGCTAA